Genomic window (Prosthecobacter fusiformis):
TGGGCCGCCTATGATCGCTGGCTGGCCGCAGGCCGTCCCATCACAGACAAGCGCCAGCTTTTGAATAACTACTAATCTGGCTGCAACTCCGTAGTCCACCGCGCACACTTTTTCACACCCAACCCATACGAACGACATGCGAATCGGTATCCTCAACAGTGGCGGCGATTGCCCCGGTCTCAATGCAGTCATCCACGGCGTCGTTGGCGCTGCTCATAATCTTGGCTGGGAAGTCGTCGGCTTCCGCGATGGTTTCGAAGGCCTGCTGCCTCCGGGGGATTACATGATGCTGGACCCCAGCCGCACTGTCGGGATCATGAAGCTCGGTGGCACCATTCTGGGCACCACCAACAAAGGCCACTTCGTCGCCAAAGTCGGTGAAGGCAACGTCGCTGAAGTCCCCAAGGAAATCGTCGAAAAAGCCAAAAACACCCTCCGTCATTTGGAGATCGGCGCACTCATCGTCGTCGGCGGAGACGGCTCCCTGACCACCGGCCTGCAGCTTTACAACATGGGCGTGCCCGTCATCGGCGTGCCCAAGACCATTGATAATGACATCCAGGCCACAGCCATGACCTTTGGCTTTGATTCCGCCTGCCACGCCGTGGTGGATGCCCTGGACCGCCTTCACACCACCGCAGAAAGCCACAAGCGCGTCATCGTGCTCGAAGTCATGGGCCGCCACGCCGGCTGGATCGCCCTTTATGGCGGCATGGCAGGTGGGGCCGATGTCATCCTGCTCCCGGAAATCCCCTTCCACATGGAGCACGTGGCCGATGCCATCCGCCAGCGCGATGCCCGCGGCCTGCACAGCACCCTCGTCGTCGTCGCTGAAGGCGCACGCATGGAGACCGGGGAGCTTTTGAAAAAAGAAAACGTCGGTGGCAAAGGCGAGGACCGCCTGGGTGGCATCGGCGATTACGTGGCCAAAAAGATCGAAGGCATGACGGGCAAGGAAACCCGCGCCTGCACCCTTGGCCACCTTCAGCGTGGTGGCGCACCCACCGCCCTGGACCGCATCCTCGGCGTCCGTTTCGGAGCCAAAGCCGTTCACTTGATCGAAGAAGGCAAATTCGGCCGCATGGTCAGCTACCAGCATTATCAAGTCGGCGATGTCAGCATCGAGGAAGCCGTCAACCAGCTCCGTCTCGTGCAGCCAGATAGCGAAATCATCCGCGCAGGCCGCAGCATCGGCATCTGCTTTGGGGATCGCAACGTCTCTCGTTGATCCACCTCACGCCCCTGTTGTAAATGAGTCCGCGCCTTTGAGTGGCGCGGACTCAATTCAGTATCATTCGCCGCCGTTCCAGCCCTAGCTGGTTTCGGCGGTCCCGGCGCAGGCGAAATTCCTCCTTCTTCGGCTGCGTATAGCCCGCCGCCCCATACTCCACCACCACCGTCACCACCTGCGGTGCAGCATCCAGACTCACCATCCGGAATACAGGCTCCCTTTTGATGCGGAAAAAAGTATGCAGCGGGATGTGCGGATGCCCCGCATTCCACAGCCAGCGTCCGGGTGGAAAATCGCTCAGCTCAGACAGCGCCAGCAGCACCTCCCGCACCAGCGTTTCTTCGTGATGTTTCAGCAGCTTGGCAGCCGCCCGTCGGCAGAGCATCTGCTCCAC
Coding sequences:
- a CDS encoding 6-phosphofructokinase, whose amino-acid sequence is MRIGILNSGGDCPGLNAVIHGVVGAAHNLGWEVVGFRDGFEGLLPPGDYMMLDPSRTVGIMKLGGTILGTTNKGHFVAKVGEGNVAEVPKEIVEKAKNTLRHLEIGALIVVGGDGSLTTGLQLYNMGVPVIGVPKTIDNDIQATAMTFGFDSACHAVVDALDRLHTTAESHKRVIVLEVMGRHAGWIALYGGMAGGADVILLPEIPFHMEHVADAIRQRDARGLHSTLVVVAEGARMETGELLKKENVGGKGEDRLGGIGDYVAKKIEGMTGKETRACTLGHLQRGGAPTALDRILGVRFGAKAVHLIEEGKFGRMVSYQHYQVGDVSIEEAVNQLRLVQPDSEIIRAGRSIGICFGDRNVSR